One Longimicrobiaceae bacterium genomic window, ATGCCCAGGGCGGAGAGCACCATGAGCACGATGGGCAGCTCGAACACGATCCCGAAGGCCAGCAGCAGGTTGAGCACCATCCCCAGGTACTCGCCGATCACGATGGCCTGCTCCAGGCTCTCCGTCTGGAAGCCCATGGTGAAGCGCAGCGTCATGGGCAGCACCACCACGTAGCAGAACGCCACGCCCACGCAGAACAGGACCAGCCCCAGGTACAGGCTGGGGACGATCACCTTCTTCTCGGTCTTGTGCAGCGCGGGCGAGAAGAACGCCCACACCTGGTAGATCACGATGGGGAACGCCATCAGCACGCCCGCCATGATCGACAGCTTGAGCGTGATCATGAACGGCTCCGACGGGTTCAGGTACTTCAGCTTGGTCCCGTGCAGGAACGGCTTGATGGGCCGCACCAAGATGCCCAGCACGTCGTAGTGCGTGACCAGGTAGAAGCCCAGGCCGGTGCACAGCAGCACCGCCCCCAGGCTCCAGATCAGGCGCCAGCGAAGCTCCTCCAGGTGGTCGAAGAACGGCATCTCGCCGGTCGCCGGCCCTTTGTTTCTCATCAGGTGCGTCTCCCCCGCGCGAAAGCTCCCGCCCGTGCTGCGTCGGCAAGCCGTTCAAGATGCCACCCCTGCGCCCGCCCGTCCAGCCGCCGCGCGGCCGTTCGGCGCAAACAAGCGTTCACGGCGTTTCATCCACTGGAACGTTGCCCGCACCGGTGGCGGCAGATCGGACGGACGACGACGGATGGTCCGCATCCTCGCTCCCATCGGCGGGCCGAAGGTCGTCCGTCGCCGGCTCGGACTCCGCATCGGCCTGCGGGGAGGCGCCGGGGAGGGGCAGCTCGCGCTGGTAGCGGCGCACCTCCGTCTGGGCCGAGCGCTCGGCCAGGTCCTTGAGCTCCTCGTAGAACTCCGTGGGGTCCTGAAAGTTTCGGTACACCGAGGCGAAGCGCACGTAGGCGATGTGGTCGCGCGTCTTGAGGCGCGCCATCACCATCTCCCCGATGCGGTGGCTCTCGATCTCCGACTCGTCGCGGCGGTCCAAGGCGCGCTCGATGTCCTCGACCACCGTGTCGATCTCGGTGGGGCTGATGGGGCGCTTGGCGCAGGCGATCTGGATGCTGCGCAGCAGCTTGCGGCGGTCGTACGGCTCCGGCTCGCCGTCGCGCTTGATCACCTGGAGCGGGCGCTCCTCGATGTACTCGTACGTGGTGAAGCGCCGCTGGCAGCGCAGGCACTCGCGGCGGCGCCGCACCGCGCGGCCTTCGCGGCTGGTGCGGGAGTCGACCACGCGGTCGTCGCTGTGGTGGCAGAACGGGCAGCGCATCTATCTCGGTTTCTCGAACTTTTTTGGGAAATGGGCAGGGATGAGGCTCATCGCGGCGGACCGCTGCGGAGCCCGGCGGGAAACTGCCCCCGCCGGTCTCCTCCGCGGGGTCGGGGAGCCTCCTCCTCCGGCGGGCCGATACTGCCTGGCCCGCCTCCGTCCGGGGTCTCCCCGCCCCGGCGTGAGCCTCGCGCACCACGCGCGCGTACGCACCACGCCGCGCGAGTCTCCCGCCGTACATCATCATCTGGATGAAGCAGAAAAGCGGAGTTCCAGGTACTCCCTGCCGACGCGCGAAACCCCATTCCCGTGTGGGACGCGAACCTGCGTGTCCGCCCATCTCTCCGCAGCAGAGACGGTCGGGCGCGTGAACAATCTATCGCAGCCCGACCACGGTCCGACACGCAGGTCGGCCCCTACAGTGCGGCAGCCTCTCAGCGTCGATCGAGACCATCGCCGAAGCAGCATCTCCGCAACCGCCGGTTGTCGACGGCGCCGCCTCTGCACGAACCCCGCCGCACCCGTCGTACCTGCCGTAGAACCATCCGTCCGCTACGCCCGCTCGGATTCGCATGCTGTACGTCCCCTCTCCCACGCGGTTGTGGGAGAGGGTGGCGGCTCTCAGGCCGCCGGGTGAGGGCCCTTCAGTTCAGCCGCGCCAGCTCCTGCCGCGCCTGCGTGGCCTCGGGGGCGCGGGGGTAGGCGCGCACGACCTCATTGAAGCGCGCGCGGGCCTCGGCGCGGTTGCCGCGGGCAAGCTCGATTTGCGCGGCGCGGAAGAGCGCCGTCGCCGCCTTGGGCGCGGTCGGGTACAGCTCG contains:
- the tatC gene encoding twin-arginine translocase subunit TatC yields the protein MRNKGPATGEMPFFDHLEELRWRLIWSLGAVLLCTGLGFYLVTHYDVLGILVRPIKPFLHGTKLKYLNPSEPFMITLKLSIMAGVLMAFPIVIYQVWAFFSPALHKTEKKVIVPSLYLGLVLFCVGVAFCYVVVLPMTLRFTMGFQTESLEQAIVIGEYLGMVLNLLLAFGIVFELPIVLMVLSALGIVSPRFLAEKRRHAIVAITALCSIITPGDVVTATLMMMVPMILLYEMSIFLSKVVYRTPVPEPALGEA
- the nrdR gene encoding transcriptional regulator NrdR; the encoded protein is MRCPFCHHSDDRVVDSRTSREGRAVRRRRECLRCQRRFTTYEYIEERPLQVIKRDGEPEPYDRRKLLRSIQIACAKRPISPTEIDTVVEDIERALDRRDESEIESHRIGEMVMARLKTRDHIAYVRFASVYRNFQDPTEFYEELKDLAERSAQTEVRRYQRELPLPGASPQADAESEPATDDLRPADGSEDADHPSSSVRSAATGAGNVPVDETP